The following are encoded together in the Mesoplodon densirostris isolate mMesDen1 chromosome 2, mMesDen1 primary haplotype, whole genome shotgun sequence genome:
- the PEA15 gene encoding astrocytic phosphoprotein PEA-15, producing the protein MAEYGTLLQDLTNNITLEDLEQLKSACKEDIPSEKSEEITTGSAWFSFLESHNKLDKDNLSYIEHIFEISRRPDLLTMVVDYRTRVLKISEEDELDTKLTRIPSAKKYKDIIRQPSEEEIIKLAPPPKKA; encoded by the exons ATGGCCGAGTACGGGACCCTCCTCCAGGACCTGACCAACAACATCACCCTTGAAGATCTGGAACAGCTCAAGTCAGCCTGCAAGGAGGACATCCCCAGTGAGAAGAGCGAGGAGATCACTACTGGCAGTGCCTGGTTTAGCTTCCTGGAGAGCCACAACAAGCTGGacaaag ACAACCTCTCTTATATCGAGCACATCTTTGAGATCTCCCGCCGTCCTGACCTACTCACTATGGTGGTGGACTACAGAACCCGTGTTCTGAAGATCTCTGAGGAAGATGAGCTGGACACCAAGCTAACCCGTATCCCCAGTGCCAAGAAGTACAAAG ACATTATCCGGCAGCCCTCTGAGGAAGAGATCATCAAATTGGCTCCTCCACCGAAGAAAGCCTGA